In Bradyrhizobium guangxiense, one DNA window encodes the following:
- a CDS encoding MmgE/PrpD family protein, which produces MTSVSTPQQSEALIGLTMRFAEHVALLKFEEIPADVSNKAKLILRDGVGNEIAASAISEPANKVIELVKEWAGTPQSTIIGHGMKVPTPNAALVNAMMGHGIELDDAHGSGLIKAGSVLVPAAFAISELSGASGKDVLTAVVAGYDVAIRIAKAINPGHRQRGYHTTGTVSAIGAAAMCAKLLGCNAEQIAWAIGLACMQSAGIQSYLDDPCMAKPFSPGKSAFNGVLAAIMASRGFSGPKKVLESREGFLNAFTDSVRLDDLQDNLGKHFAIMEVGFKPHAACRYAHGPIDLAQDAFALDGVRLDNVDRVTVHMSELAIRQASKPKVTNLNAAMGSTQFSIALALASGKNGLKEYWDGYKQAAVHEGMGKIELQKEAAYGLGGRQAQIDIALKNGKVVTRSSLEPKGEPSNPLTSDELEAKFLAMTTMVIEEKQARRISDLMMSLEKQPKADVVPQAAVVDNGPSLRAA; this is translated from the coding sequence ATGACCTCTGTGTCGACCCCCCAGCAATCTGAGGCCCTCATCGGCCTAACGATGCGTTTCGCTGAGCACGTTGCTTTGCTCAAGTTCGAGGAAATTCCCGCTGACGTCAGCAACAAGGCGAAGCTGATCCTGCGCGATGGCGTTGGTAATGAAATTGCTGCATCCGCTATCAGCGAGCCAGCAAATAAAGTCATCGAGCTTGTCAAAGAGTGGGCCGGCACGCCGCAGAGCACCATCATTGGCCATGGCATGAAAGTGCCGACGCCCAATGCTGCGCTCGTTAATGCGATGATGGGGCACGGAATCGAGCTGGACGACGCGCATGGCTCTGGATTGATAAAGGCCGGTTCCGTTCTCGTTCCGGCAGCCTTTGCAATTTCGGAACTGTCGGGCGCTTCAGGTAAAGACGTCCTCACGGCGGTTGTTGCAGGCTATGACGTGGCAATCCGAATCGCGAAAGCGATCAATCCCGGTCACCGCCAGCGCGGTTATCACACGACTGGAACCGTTTCAGCCATCGGTGCTGCTGCTATGTGCGCGAAGCTTCTGGGCTGCAATGCTGAACAGATCGCCTGGGCCATCGGATTGGCTTGCATGCAGTCGGCGGGCATTCAGTCATATCTCGACGATCCTTGCATGGCAAAACCCTTTAGCCCCGGTAAGTCCGCCTTTAACGGCGTTCTCGCGGCGATCATGGCGAGCCGCGGCTTCAGCGGTCCTAAGAAAGTGCTAGAGTCGCGCGAGGGCTTCTTGAATGCCTTCACGGACAGTGTCCGCCTCGACGACTTGCAAGACAACCTCGGCAAGCATTTCGCGATCATGGAAGTCGGATTCAAGCCACATGCGGCGTGCCGATATGCCCACGGCCCGATCGACCTCGCGCAGGATGCGTTCGCGCTCGACGGCGTGCGTCTCGACAATGTCGATCGTGTTACCGTTCATATGAGCGAGCTTGCGATTCGTCAGGCGTCAAAGCCAAAAGTTACCAACCTCAATGCGGCGATGGGCAGCACGCAATTTAGCATCGCGCTGGCGTTGGCCTCCGGAAAGAATGGCCTGAAGGAATATTGGGACGGCTACAAGCAGGCGGCTGTCCACGAGGGCATGGGGAAGATCGAGTTGCAGAAGGAGGCGGCCTATGGACTGGGCGGACGTCAGGCTCAGATCGACATCGCGCTGAAGAACGGCAAAGTCGTGACTCGCAGCTCCCTCGAGCCGAAGGGTGAACCGTCCAATCCTCTCACCTCCGACGAGCTGGAAGCGAAGTTCTTGGCGATGACGACTATGGTGATCGAAGAGAAGCAAGCACGTCGAATCAGCGACCTCATGATGTCGCTCGAAAAGCAACCCAAGGCCGATGTCGTTCCTCAAGCTGCCGTGGTGGATAATGGGCCGTCGCTTCGAGCAGCATAA